In Oncorhynchus kisutch isolate 150728-3 linkage group LG11, Okis_V2, whole genome shotgun sequence, the genomic stretch GGAGGCGTTATGGGGTTACATAGGGGATGGGTTATGGGGTTACATAGGGGATTAGGGGGTGGGTACAGGGGTACAGGATGCGTTATGGGGTTACATAGGGGATTAGGGGGTGGGTACTAGAGGGTACAGGGAGTGGGTGTGTTATGGGGTTACATAGGGGATGGGTACAGGAGGCGTTATGGGGTTACATAGGGGATGGGTACAGGATGCGTTATGGGGTCACATGGGGGATTAGGGGGTGGGTACAGGGGTAGGGGATGCGTTATGGGGTTACATATGGGATTAGGGGGTGGGTACAGGGGTACAGGATGCGTTATGGGATTACATAGGGGATTAGAGGGTGGGTACAGGGGTAGGGGATGCGTTTTGGGGTTACATTGGGGATTAGAGGGTACAGGGAGTGGGTGTGTAATGGGGTTACATTGGGGATTAGGGGGTGGGGTAGGGTGTGTTCTGGGGTTACAAAGGGGATTAGGGGGTACAGGGTGTGTTATGGGGTTACAAAGAGGATTAGAGGGCACAGGGTGTGTTATGGGGTTACAAAGGGGATTAGGGGGTACAGGGGGTGTAATGGGGTTACAAAGAGGATTAGGGGGTACAGGGTGTGTTATGGGGTTACAAAGGGGATTAGGGGGTACAGGGGGTGTTCTGGGGTTACAAAGGGGATTAGTGGGTACAGGGGGTGTTCTGGGGTTACAAAGGGGATTAGGGGGTACAGGGGGTGGGGATTAGGGGGTACAGGGGGTGGGGAAACCCctcagacagacagtgacacgaAGCTGTTGTACTGTTGGATGTTGCGTTTGAGAATGTCCGAGCAGGGTCCCAGGACACGCTCGAACCGCGGTCGGTCCAGCTTCACACACTTCAGAGGACCGCGGGCGACCACAGTGGCAGCACGGGGACGGTTCATCAGCAGGGCAATCTCACCTGGAGGAACAGAATACATGTTCAATACAAAACAGGCTTCAGAAATCTGGTTAATTTAAATAGAACCGTCCCGTGAGAAGCTTCCCAACTCAGGTTAGAGCTTTGTGCTTTTTCATCATACCACCATAAAATGTGAGATTCAGGATTAAATAGTGCATacataaacaaatcaatataGAAAGAAACTTGATGCCTGAAGAGGTTCTTCTTACCAAAGTAGTCAGACGGTTGTAACCTCCCAACTTCCACAAACTCCTCGTTCTCAGAGCGACGCTGCAATACAGCTGCAGAACCCTATAGAACACCAACATTAGGGTAGTGTTCAGTAGGGAGAAACGGTGTTGAAACAGAGTGAAACGGGGAGGTACTTTAGTGTGATGTGCACACCTCCAGTATGATGAAGAACTCGTCGCCAGGCTCTCCCTGCACCACAATCTTCTGTCCATCATCAAACTGCACCGGCTCCAGAGAGTCAGCCACCGTCAGACGCTCCCATTTGTCCAGAGACTCTGAGGGGGTGGAGTCACAAGACGGGGGCGTATGTAACGTCACAATACTGAACCAAAAGGAAACTGTACAGTACAGCTAGGTGGTAGAGGAAGGGTTATTAACCCCTCTGGAAATGAACAGCATCTTGAAAGCCACTGTTTGAAAGTtgctattatcattattattacagGGAAAGATGAGAAGAAACAGTGAGCCTTACCTAAGATGGAGACTTTGCTGAGGAATTCCTCAtacatcttcctcttcctcaaagTGCTGCCCTGTAAACAACAACAGTGAACACTAAGGCTGTACACCCTTTGAACTACAGGTAGGccactgtggctatttgatcataatgtacagtagacctaccagagtggcctaccatcaaaaacaatagAGAAAATGCATGCCATAGCACTTCAAAATGGAAAAGGCTGTGGCAGCCAATGTgttgtgttcaatgtaggcctacattccatgagactttaggagaaaaaaaaagagggcttgacattaacctgtttatccacttgtccttcagacatggAGGTGACTGAAAAActtgtgttgtttgatgaaagaaaccactttacaaaataaaatgcattatcattcccataccattattacagagaatcagacaaattatgctaccctctgtatattaactactgtatattagctACTTAGCTCATTCAACCCGGtgtcaaaatacaacactgcccattTACAAAAAACAATTAAAATAAAGCTCTTTTCttgactcgcttttcaaagatgtctagaaatgtacacgttttgttctcttgtaggaagcaatcactcccctattactgactacaaatgatctagaactggactaataactcactaactagtaatcactcccctattactgactacaaatgatctagaactggactaataactcactaactagtaatcactcccctattactgactacaaatgatctagaactggactaataactcactaactagtaatcactcccctattactgactacaaatgatctataactggactaataactcactaactagcagaGGAtgtgaacaaaatgtgcacacgtggctacatgcagctctcactttgatctcaaaacaagagTACAGACtcacgaccgctcatgctgtaaacagtccagttcaaataTGGTACAAATCCATATACGGCAcgggtctatttgcatatagaccTACTGCAGCTATGATTGGTTATGCCACACCGGTCTGTGTAAAGCACGGGCTGAGTCGTgtgtgtcaatgcaatagaaacCTACTCGGATGCGTTCCGCCTACAActaaatctcttgcatagtttatTATGTTGCATTGAAAATGGATAATAATGCATTGATTGgaatcacaattgccacagtaaagggaatcattgatagtgttaacagggaaaactgtAGAACAGTGGTaaaccaaccttttctgagtcaaaatgcacgCTCAGTTTTTAACGTGACTAATAAAATAAACATAaccctatgcaacattaaccaattaaaaacagtactgtagcaatgaggttgcTCAGTatgctataggcccaatacattataaCCGCATATTAGCTTTACTTGAAttgccaatgcattgttgtttgGGCAATTTTTGACCACACCAGTAATAGATccgttgttgtattacttgtatTCTCACTCAGCTGTATGGAGGGTCCgtctctcaacatccctccactgaccaaaaagggtcactgtcttccagctgatggtacAACTTGAGtcacactgcattatttctgccttaTGAAGAAATTCATGTTATTACTCCTATGAGGAAAGTGCAATATTATTCCATATTAAATAAGACCCAAGACGCTAATAATAACAGCCTATCtactttcctactcattcattactgctgcagcGCTTGTTGTAGCAccgagtggaaataggaagaacatGCATTTTATGGCTtttaaaagtgttgaatacaaagtgttgacagtacGGAGTACGAATTTAACAtcaactcactcataaaaacagcatatCTTTGCTGTactcgttgacagtctctctctagccATGGTTTTAAACATTTAGAAATCTCACCGAATCAAATTTACTGCAGTCACTGTAATCTGAGCCAcccgattggccagcggtagacctttcgtgcacttgatttgctctcagGGCACGCTGGTAAGCCAGAGTTTGTATCTTCAGACACATCAAAATGGCAACAGTTGGCCTACCCGGCGCATAGGACAGCTGAATCAGGTGCACCGACCGCCAACAGCCAGagacaaataaaaaaaactaacaagGCTTTATCATTGAGGTTTTAACAGAAATGTTTGCAGATCAACTAGGAATGTTTTGGAGATCGAcgtgaccactgctctagaaagttgataagttcaatcttgtgcttctctctgtgggctgatatttctgcACGGCAGTCCCGGGGGAGCTGTGCCGACAGTCTCTGGGCTACTGCGCGcatgcagcttagagggaacattggttgtCTGTATATTCAATTAATTAAATATAGCAGTTATAAAAATCATAGCAATTCCACCTTTCCCTACTCCTCGTTAATTATTAGTATTGAAAGTAAATTGAACAAATTGAGTCAGTCGGGTGAAGTGTCAGCAGAGCAGGGCGAGGCTCACCATGAGTATCCTCCTGTAGCTGTCTCTGTCAATGCCCCACAGTTTAACGTTGGTCTTGGCTCGGACGGTGGCAGCCCTGGGGGTCCCGTAGATCAAGGCCAACTCTCCAAAGCTGCCCCCCTCCCCGATATTGGTCACCCACTCATTGTTGACATACACCTGGCaggaaggtggggggggggggggttaagataTTAAGACCAGGTAAGGTTAGTGTGTTGCTGTCTCTATTAGATGTAGTCATTTCTGCCTATGTCGTTTCATGTATTGTGTAGAAATAATTAGGTTTGGCCATCTAATTAGAAACCTATTTCTATGAGAGTAGGCATGCTAAGGTAACAGATGACAAAAAACAACATATAAACGGTATAAAAAGGGAGAGTTTCAAAAGTAAGCCTGTCATATTCCGGGGGGAAAAAACAAGACAAGCTTTCAACTTGGGGCCTGTCTTCTTTTAAACTGgaacgcttgtgtgtgtgttaacatgcgAGTCATTGTGTAAAAGCAAAAAGAGTGCTGTTGGTTGCTAAAATAGATCAAAGAGACGTACATCCGTCTCTCCTTGGTCGATGACGTAGAAATTATCCCCCTCATCACCTGACGGGGAAGAGAGGATATTGTTAATATTTTCTCTGGAATAAAAAGACATTCAGGTCTAATTGAATTTCAACTGAATCTAAAGAAAAATAAGATCCTACTGTACCTTGCATAATGATAGTCTCTCCAGCGATGTAGGTAACTGAAAACATGGCATCAAATATGTCACTGCGAATAAAGATTGGATTTGTTAAGCTTTTGTAAAAATATAAAAGTTTGTGACTTGATCAGTGGGATTGATAAACTCATTGACAACCAAACTTTACAGACAAATCAAAGCCTGTTAACAACATACCTCCTCTCGTTGTCATCCAAGTGAGAGAATAGCACATTCTTTTCGATAGCTTTAGCCAGGGCAGCCATTGTTTTGTAGTCTTTAGGAATGACCTTGAAAACAAAATGCATCCAAGATTAGGAATTTCACCCTAGCTATTCACAAGCTCTCCAGCCAGCCCATAGATGACTAAGTAGAGGATACTTTTGTGGACTAGTCTGAGCAACTGTGTTTTGTGGACTAGTCTGAGCAACTGTGTTTTGTGGACTAGTCTGAGCAACTGTGTTTTGTGGACTAGTCTGAGCAACTGTGTTTTGTGGACTAGTCTGAGCAACTGTGTTTTGTGGACTAGTCTGAGCAACTGTGTTTTGTGGACTAGTCTGAGCAACTGTGTTTTGTGGACTAGTCTGAGCAACTGTGTTTTGTGGACTAGTCTGAGCAACTGTGTTTTGTGGACTAGTCTGAGCAACTGTGTTTTGTGGACTAGTCTGAGCAACTGTGTTTTGTGGACTAGTCTGAGCAACTGTGTTTTGTGGACTAGTCTGAGCAACTGTGTTTTGTGGACTAGTCTGAGCAACTGTGTTTTGTGGACTAGTCTGAGCAACTGTGTTTTGTGGACTAGTCTGAGCAACTGTGTTTTGTGGACTAGTCTGAGCAACTGTGTTTTGTGGACAAGTCAGGGATGCAAACTGGGGAGGGCCCAAAAAGGTGACTTTtttttgcatgtttcagtgcaaaACATATATATATCCCTGCTAGGAGGAAGTGCAGGTTTTTACTAATTAAACAAAGATtatgatctacatgatcagtctctgtgtgtaaaataagTGGTTAATGTGAACCCAACTCATAGGTAACCTAACTCATGTTGCCTcgactttactgcaaatgacactcaagtcttgagaagaaaaaaaaacacttatattgcagttagccatgacagcctttataatagaacgcttgtgatcacacacacacaaacattgcaCTTGGGAAAAAACATCTTAAAGTAGAAATACAATGAAACAAAAaggcattctatttttgctctatAATAGTGGCCACTTATAGTAGACATCAATCAAGTAcacaaggctacatgtgtgcaaaaataacattcactaagtaaaaaaatgtaataatcccCCTCACTCACAAATGTTACTGTCAAGCGCAACACAACAAAAGCAATATCTTTGGGCTACactgcacattattacatttctgcctgtggacatctgtcctacaatgtgccagcagagcatgataccctttgttggcataattCACCTCTTTCAGGCAGAGTACACCTGTCATACCTCTTTTTATCCACTGTACTGAaaaagtgagaaagagggaaagtgtgtggtgttcctttcacctctatagtggcatccagcttaagccaggcccagctccagctacacttgatccctgaatccacttgtttaacaagcaacacctcattttcacctaattctctttctgaaaattaaccacatactgtagaggTTAAACATTACTTCACAGATCGTAGTTAGTTCGTTAGCAAATTAACTAGTCaacatttcacacagattgccagggtccagtaagcaactaacgTGTTATAACTTGAGGAACGGCAAGGAGTCATATACCAGTTAAAACTACAGCGAATTGGTTAGGTTTACTAACGTTAGCTCATCTGatgttgtaacgttagctaactaacgttatctGTCTGACTTTATTAGCCAGATAATTTTCACACCATAAACTCAGTTATTTGATCAGTTAAGCtggctaatgttgctcaacatttctctgaCTATCTAATGGAGTATTCGATCCAGCTAGCAAGATAACATTACTCAATGCTAACaatacttgttccaccacactctccctcacctcaaactatcCAAATGCAAGTTGTTTTTCAGTAACAGCTCATGAGGCACTGATGCTGTAACGAGCAAAttggttgtctcttctctcttcagtaGCATGCTGCATTCTGTTGCTATGTGAACGATGGATACAGCCTTGGATACAGCAAGTACTGCGCTGAAAGCGCATCACTCGTTTGCTTACAGACAGTGGTGTGATCCAAAGCCAAGCATCCCTGGGACTAGTCCGAGTGACTGTGTTCTGTGGGCCAGCCCGAGTGACTGTGTTCTGTGGGCCAGCCCGAGTGACTGTGTTCTGTGGGCCAGCCCGAGTGACTGTGTTCTGTGGGCCAGCCCGAGTGACTGTGTTCTGTGGGCCAGCCCGAGTGACTGTGTTCTGTGGGCCAGCCCGAGTGACTGTTCTGTGGGCCAGCCCGAGTGACTGTGTTCTGTGGGCCAGCCCGAGTGACTGTGTTCTGTGGGCCAGCCCGAGTGACTGTGTTCTGTGGGCCAACCCGAGTGACTGTGTTCTGTGGGCCAACCCGAGTGACTGTGTTTTGTTGATGCTGTGTTGTTTTAGTAGAGCCATGTGTTTGAAGGCGATTTCCTTTTTTTCCTGCATGCGTTTCCTCACCTTTCTGACATAGGATGCAGCGTCCTCCTCTGTGTAGACCTCAGCGCTGATGGCTCCTCTCCGCCGGCGACCTTTGACAACGGGGTTCATGGGAGGAGACACCTCCTCATCCCTGGAGTCAGAACGGCTGCTGGCCTTCTGCTGGTTTAGGATCTGCTTGGCCTCCTCCTGCACGAGGTCACAAACATCCAATCAGCTGCCCGGGGAATTCTTTCCAATATAAAAGGCACTAAAATGGTAAAAATACTTTCATGGAAGGGCCTGTCAGGTCTGGAGGTACACAGCTAGACGgtacgcatgcatgcacgcagTTGCACGCATACACACCACCCTACCCACCCAGACTCACCTTCTCCAGCCTCTCAAAGTACTCTCTGAGGAATGCCATGGGTCTGTCAGGCCTGGAGGTACACAGCTGGACGATGCAGTCCTTCAGCAGCTGCTGGATGTTGTGTTTCTGCACGTAGAGCTCACACTCCCtcagactcctctcctcctcactgctCGTACTGCTCGACGCCATCACGATGTGCTCCTGCTCCGCTACAACCTGGTAAACAAACTCTGACCTTTGAactagagatggagagacaacTTGGATGGTTACTTCTGTCATTTTCTGAAAGAGTAACAATGCTCTTCTAATGTGGTTGTTATTGTCTTCTAAAATGAGGGCGCATGTGAGACAGAAATAAAGTGAAGAGAGGTGTTGCAGGGATGCTTGATGGAAATGCGGTCATATGATGGTGTGGTAAACCCACTGTATCCTTGCTTGATGTCATCTGACATTTATCAAGTTTCATAATGCAGAGGTCGGGATTACTGTATATCATAAACAGTAAATAGCACCATGTCATTCCTATTCTAACAAAGTAGATTATCAAAGACAGAGCCAGATAGCTAGCACGCCATGCTGCTTTACTACTAAAGAGAGGATTTATTGCATTGGTAAAGATAAGTCCTCCACCAAAGGGTTACATTGTACTGTTCATACGGTTCAGTCGCATCACTCTAAGGCAGATCATGAGGTCACAATtataaattagaacttgttctcaacttgcctacctggttaaataaaggtgaaaaaaatgaaGATAAAAATTATAGAAACAACCATTTACATCAAGCATTAATAAACTAAATATCTAGCCGAGCTAATGTTGAATAGGTTTTCAGACGGTTCTTGAATTTCCTGTTATCTAGTGATGCTTATTGCTCTGGCGTTTACTGCTTGTGAACTTTCTCCTGTAATATTATGAGAGATgtcaaaaagaaaagaaaaaaggcCTTACTTCCAAACCGTTGATTGGAGCAGTAACGTTTACCAGCTGGAAGGGTCAATTATAAAGCAAATACTGGTTGGCTAtaatgctagttagctagctatgataTTAGCTATTGCCTTCAAATACAACAGGGAGCATAACAGATGACAGCACTCGAgacctagctagttagctaagttAGGCCTTTAATACGTAGTTAGCTAGGTACTAGAGTTAGTACACGTCACATCGCTGTTTGGTCGCAGATTACTGGtacgttagctagttagttaaCTTAAACATACTAAATGACGAAGCTAGCTTGCTCAAACTGTATTGATTGATATCAAATCTAGCTAACTAGTTGGCATTTAGGCCTGCAAAGCCCTCTTGGCAATGACGCCATCTTGAGCTCTATCATAAACAAATACGAGGCGGAGGCTACATATCCGGCAATTGCAAGGATATCAATTTTCAACGACGAAGCATGTAAATACTTACAAGAACCCGCGAATTCTTACCGAGCCCTTCGTCACTGACTCGGTTTTGGATGTTATTTCCACAAGCGTACCAAATTTCTCCCTTCGACTTTTCCAAATCCTTGAACCGCTGCCCCACCGGATACGGATTTAGGACCAATCACGAGCCGTCATTGACGTCAATTCGCCTCGTTCTGACATGTGAGCCGTAACCCTTGGCAACATTAAAGGGGAACGCACGGAAATCATGACGTCAATGGGAAAATTATTAAAATGATAGCGGATAGAAGGACCCGATAGTCGCCTATTCAAAATGTCCCAGGAACAGTGGGTGGAGCGTCCTCTATTCAAATAAATCTCAATATAGGAATCTTTTTTGGGATGAGATTGTTGTTTTATATTAATGTCTGCATGCTATGCCTCAAAGATGGGCAGCAAAACATTCGATGGGTCCATCCATTTGATGCAGCACACTCCAACCGATCAAAACAATTCCTCGTGCCCAGAATGAAGGTGATATTAAATAATCGCAATCGTTTCATGTATAATGGGCGGTGCTCCCTGTACTTTTTCTGGAGAGTTGTATTGTAAATGAGGGGATTCGATTAATCTCGGCCGGGCGACCGAGTAGGCGTGTTTTGCACCGGGTGAAAGTTGATTGCATTCGTTGCTGTCTCCCTGGTGTCGGCTCAAAACAAAGTGATTTATAGCACGTGGAGTAACGCTGAGTGTTACACCTTGATTACACTGACAGGATCATCGAGATTTGGTACACCAGAAAtacattaatttccaatggaacgctgcaTTGCATTGCAGAGCGTTCTGTGTGGTACATGCATTGGATTTATTGTATCTCTATGCATCAAATTGTATGCATAGGCAGATTGacgaaatggtagcagaaggtgaatgttgaacttttgctGCGTACTATTTTCGCAATGATGCTGTAGGTGCGACCAGGGCCTTCTTGCCATACAGTATACATTTTACTTAGTCTTCACAATTACATGCCGCATCACAACAAAAATTATAATTGTACACATTAGCAACGTCTTCCGTAGTTTACTACTGGTACCGCACACAAGTCAAAGCAAAGCACAAGTTGAAAAAATCCAACACGTGCGACACACTGCACACAGTGAACGCCACGCACCGCAACCATTCCTGCAGATGAGTCGCAGTGGTGTGTATTGCCTCCCAATGAAATCAATGAATTTCTGCCTGAACACATACAGTTGACACAACCGATGTgcgtaatgagtaggattctgtgttttcacatgcaaaagtgattAGCTTTACCAATGAAAACGAGAATTAAAACATTCATTTTTATTGAAAATATATGTTGTATGTTTCTGGACGATGCACTATGCCTTGTAGACAAAATTACCGAGCAGCACATACTGTTCGATTTGAGAAGGGCgctcctgctcctccctccccGCTTTCGACCGATCACGTAAAAGGCCTTTACCCAGTGCCGCGGTGCAGCATAATCGAATCTACCCAATCATATACATGTTTTGAAAAGGTTGTGCAATCTGAGTGGTGCAGAGGTAGTCTCCAAATTCCAACCAGCCAATAGAAAAGGGCACTAAAGTGACGCATCTAGCCCTcagctgtttttgtttttgtctgCCTCCTGTTAACTCTAGAAGTTAGGGTTAAAACAGAATACAAGCGCCGTGTTCTAAAATAGAAGAAACAACAAATACTTTTAGTTTCAGGATTCAAGCCAACAATTTCCAATTTGTATAGCATGTATTACATTGTAATAACTAATCCCAAGTGCATACGTGTGTAGAGGAGCTGGGTTTCGGAGTGATCGATCCGAACACAGGCCACTGAACTAGGGCAGTGGAGCAGGACAGGATAATCACTGTGGACGAGATGGAGGAACGGGAGACACCCGACGGTCCGGGAGGGCCTCAAGGCTTGATCAGCGCCTCGTTCAACCAGGACACCACGTAAGCAAGCTCCCTGTCTGCCAACTCGGGCCAGTTCTAGCGTATTCAACTTGTCACACTGTTAGAAGGTTCTTCTTGCATAATCTAGGCAGTAAATCTGTATGCGTCCGTCTAGCTGTAATAtggtctgtctgttggtctgtagCAGACATATGTTAATGTATGAATTATATCTTCTTACCTAACCCACTTGTGCATGTAGTTTATCAATGTTAATACAATTGTCCCATGGTGTCTCATCAACACAGTTCCTAAATTATAGGTTAGTACCTTGTGAAGTACGCCAACATACTACGAAGGCTTATAGATAGATGGCCAGAAAAGGTATCCAGGCAAGATTTGACCTACAGTAGAGATACTGGCCAGCACAGCAGACTATTGTGCAAATTTATTTTTTGTCTCGGATGATGACACATGCAATGAGTTGTGGAACTGTCATGATTTCTTGAATCACTAAGGCTATCGCCACTGCATGCATGGGGCGGTTGGATGAATTGCATTATGACAAAGGGTCTTTGGGTATGGGATCCCATGCTTAGTAACATTATGACAAAGGGTCTTTGGGTATGGGATCCCATGCTAGGTAACATTATGACAAAGGGTCTTTGAGTATGGGATCCCATGCTAGGTAACATTATGACAAAGGGTCTTTGGGTATGGGATCCCATGTTAGGTAACATTGTGAATGTTGGAAGTTGAGTGTGAGTGATAGAGGAGTAGCCAGACACTGTTGAGCTACAGGGCGGTTACAGGTGTAGTAACAGCCAGGTGGTCAAACACACATGTTCATGTTAGATCTCTGCCATTTTCCATCATCCTCAGACATGATAAGATAAGACAAGCAGCAGTTAGGCTATATGTTGCCTGGGATAGGCCTATATACCACTCACCCTCCACATAGCATAACCTAAACCACAAGGGGGAAAATGTTAAACTGATATTAGAT encodes the following:
- the LOC109900049 gene encoding cAMP-dependent protein kinase type I-alpha regulatory subunit isoform X2 produces the protein MASSSTSSEEERSLRECELYVQKHNIQQLLKDCIVQLCTSRPDRPMAFLREYFERLEKEEAKQILNQQKASSRSDSRDEEVSPPMNPVVKGRRRRGAISAEVYTEEDAASYVRKVIPKDYKTMAALAKAIEKNVLFSHLDDNERSDIFDAMFSVTYIAGETIIMQGDEGDNFYVIDQGETDVYVNNEWVTNIGEGGSFGELALIYGTPRAATVRAKTNVKLWGIDRDSYRRILMGSTLRKRKMYEEFLSKVSILESLDKWERLTVADSLEPVQFDDGQKIVVQGEPGDEFFIILEGSAAVLQRRSENEEFVEVGRLQPSDYFGEIALLMNRPRAATVVARGPLKCVKLDRPRFERVLGPCSDILKRNIQQYNSFVSLSV
- the LOC109900049 gene encoding cAMP-dependent protein kinase type I-alpha regulatory subunit isoform X1; the encoded protein is MTEVTIQVVSPSLVQRSEFVYQVVAEQEHIVMASSSTSSEEERSLRECELYVQKHNIQQLLKDCIVQLCTSRPDRPMAFLREYFERLEKEEAKQILNQQKASSRSDSRDEEVSPPMNPVVKGRRRRGAISAEVYTEEDAASYVRKVIPKDYKTMAALAKAIEKNVLFSHLDDNERSDIFDAMFSVTYIAGETIIMQGDEGDNFYVIDQGETDVYVNNEWVTNIGEGGSFGELALIYGTPRAATVRAKTNVKLWGIDRDSYRRILMGSTLRKRKMYEEFLSKVSILESLDKWERLTVADSLEPVQFDDGQKIVVQGEPGDEFFIILEGSAAVLQRRSENEEFVEVGRLQPSDYFGEIALLMNRPRAATVVARGPLKCVKLDRPRFERVLGPCSDILKRNIQQYNSFVSLSV